Part of the Varibaculum massiliense genome is shown below.
GAAGGTAGGGGAGGGCGCCCGGGCGCGCCGCTGTGATTTACAGGCAGTGAATCTGGCTAGTGACTCCAACCATTGTTGCGAAACCAACCTGTAGTGCGCTTCATGACTTGTAGAATCGAAATAACGGCATGGCGAATCTGGCCAAAAATGAAAGGTAACACGCAATGACGGGGATTAAATCTGCAGGTCAAAAACACCTTCTGATTGTGCCGGGGCGAGCGTACCCCGAGCTTGCACAGGGAATCGCCGAGGAGCTACATACCGAGGTGTTACCTACTGTCGCCTACGACTTTGCCAATGGCGAGATATACGTGCGGTTTTCCGAGTCTGTGCGGGGGGCGGACTGTTACGTAGTGCAGTCCCACACTGCCCCGTTAAACAAGTGGGTAATGGAGCAGATGATTATGGTTGATGCCCTCAAGCGGGCATCGGCGGCGCGAATCACCGTAGTCGCCCCTTTCTTCCCCTATGCGCGGCAAGACAAGAAACACCAGGGGCGCGAACCGATTTCTGCTCGTCTAATCGCAGATTTGTTTAAAACTGCCGGTGCTGACCGGTTGATGAGTGTAGATTTGCATGCCGCTCAAGAACAGGGATTCTTTGACGGTCCTTGGGATCACCTTTATGCCCAGCCAGTCCTGATTGATTATGTAAAAAGGCGGGTAGATCAAAGTAATCTCACGATTGTTTCCCCGGATGCTGGTCGCATTCGCGTGGCAGAGAAGTGGGCTAATAAGCTGGGGGGATGCGAACTAGCGTTCGTACATAAGACCCGGGATACTACTCGTCCCAATGTGGCGGTTGCTCACCGGGTGGTGGGTACGGTTGAAGGGCGCACCTGCGTTTTGGTAGATGACCTGATTGATACCGGCGGTACCATCGCCGAGGCAGTAAAAGTGCTGCTGCATTCGGGGGCAAAAGATGTGATTGTGGCGGCTACCCACGGGGTACTTTCTCCGCCAGCCGCCGAGCGCCTGTCTACCTGTGGGGCTAGGGAAATAATTGTTACCGACACCCTACCGATTTCAGCGGAAAAACGTTTCCCGCAGCTGACGGTACTGCCAATTGCGCCCCTCCTGGCCAGCGCGATTCGTACCGTGTTCGATGATGGTTCGGTTACCGCCCTCTTCGATCAAGATTAGAGAAAATACCTGACTCTAAATGTGAGTTGCCAAACCTTTTCGCCCTTCCGGTTTACCTGGGCGGATTGGGACTATATCCTGAAACCAGGTTGCCTCGGCGAGGGCGCGTTCGCGCCGTTATCGACGTGGCCGTGGAAAAATCCACGTCCTCCGGGGTCCAGTAAATATCCGTACTCCTAAGGAGGAACACAGTTATGGCGGCAGAACTTTCCGCACAAGTACGTAAAGAAACCGGTAAGGGCGCAGCGCGTCGCGCCCGGCGAGCAGGACAGATTCCGGCAGTGCTCTACGGTCACACCGTAGACGAAAACCTGCACCTGAATCTGCCGGGGCATGACACTTTCCTGATTGTTAAAGATAACCCGAACGCGATTATTAACCTGGATGTAGATGGGGAAAAGCACCTGGTGCTGTTAAAGGAAATCCAGCGCCACCCGGTACGTCGCGATATTCTGCACATTGACCTGCTGGCGGTTAGCCGCGACGAAAAAGTGGAAGTGGAAGTACCGGTTTTGGTTACAGGCGAACCTGCTCCCGGTACCGTCGTCAACCTGGAAATCTTCGATTTGCCGGTACAGGTTTCTCCCCTGGAGATTCCCGAAGAAATCGTTATCAACGTGGAAGGCTGGGAAGAAGGCCGCGTCTTGCGTGCTGGCGAGCTAGAACTGCCTGCTGGCGTAGTTACCACTTTGGACGACGAACACGATGTCCTCTCGATTACGCTGCCCGAAGAAATGCCGGAAGAGCCCGCTGCTGAAGAGGGCGAAGCAGGCGAAGAGGCTTCCGAGGAAGAAGCTAAGGAAGAATCAGCAGAGTAACCACTGGCTATACTTTTCGGGGAGGGCATTAGCCCTCCCCGAAATCAATTTAGGGAAAAGATTTAAGCGATATAAAGGGGTAGAAAGTGGCAGAATCCTGGCTGGTGATTGGCCTGGGAAATCC
Proteins encoded:
- a CDS encoding 50S ribosomal protein L25/general stress protein Ctc, with amino-acid sequence MAAELSAQVRKETGKGAARRARRAGQIPAVLYGHTVDENLHLNLPGHDTFLIVKDNPNAIINLDVDGEKHLVLLKEIQRHPVRRDILHIDLLAVSRDEKVEVEVPVLVTGEPAPGTVVNLEIFDLPVQVSPLEIPEEIVINVEGWEEGRVLRAGELELPAGVVTTLDDEHDVLSITLPEEMPEEPAAEEGEAGEEASEEEAKEESAE
- a CDS encoding ribose-phosphate diphosphokinase — its product is MTGIKSAGQKHLLIVPGRAYPELAQGIAEELHTEVLPTVAYDFANGEIYVRFSESVRGADCYVVQSHTAPLNKWVMEQMIMVDALKRASAARITVVAPFFPYARQDKKHQGREPISARLIADLFKTAGADRLMSVDLHAAQEQGFFDGPWDHLYAQPVLIDYVKRRVDQSNLTIVSPDAGRIRVAEKWANKLGGCELAFVHKTRDTTRPNVAVAHRVVGTVEGRTCVLVDDLIDTGGTIAEAVKVLLHSGAKDVIVAATHGVLSPPAAERLSTCGAREIIVTDTLPISAEKRFPQLTVLPIAPLLASAIRTVFDDGSVTALFDQD